The Humulus lupulus chromosome 4, drHumLupu1.1, whole genome shotgun sequence genome has a window encoding:
- the LOC133832507 gene encoding uncharacterized protein LOC133832507 has protein sequence MDSENVFDIYSAPKAPEAPSSKKKTSKRHPRESNKAPPAKKTHTADPPTEGPSKNVTPPPSPLKQQTPPASVWSTPSPPAPTDQTQQVTPTSTMGDILSRALRSVKDRVAKILKHERCREVMVVTEMMDVNQILTHALNEFSSLEAVLKEKNKLAEELREKQATLDKVVEQRDKFKESNHVNYREAKKLKEDLTASRQETTTLEGRIEKLEKANAGNLESTRPIGRDVKPLLFSS, from the exons ATGGACTCCGAGAATGTGTTCGACATATACAGTGCCCCCAAGGCTCCTGAAGCTCCCTCGAGCAAGAAGAAAACGAGCAAGCGGCATCCCAGGGAAAGCAATAAAGCGCCTCCGGCCAAGAAAACCCATACTGCAGACCCTCCGACAGAAGGACCTTCAAAAAAtgtaacaccacctccttctcctcttAAGCAACAAACCCCTCCTGCTTCTGTCTGGTCGACACCTTCTCCACCGGCCCCaaccgaccagactcagcaggTTACTCCTACTTCCACAATGGGCGACATATTGAGTCGTGCCTTAAGATCGGTAAAAGACAGGGTggccaaaattttgaagcacgaaCGTTGCCGAGAGGTGATGGTTGTGACGGAGATGATGGACGTCAACCAGATCTTAACCCACGCATTAAATGAGTTTtccagt CTTGAAGCAGTGCTTAaggagaagaacaaactggctgaggagttaaGAGAGAAGCAGGCTACTCTGGATAAGGTCGTCGAGCAAAGAGAcaagttcaaggagtctaaccatGTCAACTATCGCGAGGCTAAAAAGCTCAAGGAGGACTTGACCGCGAGCAGACAGGAGACTACAACAttggagggccggatcgagaAGCTTGAAAAAGCTAACGCcggcaatttggaaag tacACGGCCTATAGGTCGTGATGTAAAGCCACTTTTATTTTCTAGTtga